A section of the Subtercola frigoramans genome encodes:
- a CDS encoding VIT1/CCC1 transporter family protein, translating to MTTASAEQSAFSQQPDEPHSGSMAGRLNWLRAGVLGANDGIVSVAAIVVGVAGAGASTPAILAAGTAGLVGGAISMALGEYVSVSSQRDSQHALIAKERQELIDDPEGELQELAALYQSEGLSADTAMKVATELTAKDALRAHLSMELNIDEADVASPWAAAGASALAFVIGAILPFLAILLPPENVRVPVTFVAVILALAATGIMGARLGGSPVLRATFRVVIGGAAALVATFGIGLLLGTTGAV from the coding sequence ATGACGACAGCATCTGCCGAGCAATCCGCGTTCAGCCAGCAACCCGACGAGCCGCACAGCGGCAGCATGGCCGGGCGGCTGAACTGGCTCCGCGCGGGTGTTCTCGGTGCGAACGACGGCATCGTCTCGGTCGCGGCGATCGTGGTCGGTGTCGCCGGTGCTGGCGCTTCGACTCCCGCGATTCTTGCCGCCGGAACCGCCGGGCTCGTCGGTGGTGCCATCTCGATGGCCCTCGGTGAGTACGTCTCGGTCAGCAGCCAGCGCGACAGCCAGCACGCCCTCATCGCCAAAGAACGCCAGGAGCTGATCGACGACCCCGAGGGTGAACTCCAGGAGCTCGCCGCCCTCTACCAGTCCGAAGGGCTGTCGGCCGACACGGCCATGAAGGTCGCAACAGAGCTGACGGCGAAAGACGCCCTCCGCGCCCACCTCTCGATGGAACTCAACATCGACGAAGCCGACGTTGCGAGCCCCTGGGCCGCTGCCGGGGCCTCGGCGCTGGCCTTCGTCATCGGCGCGATCCTGCCGTTCCTCGCGATACTGCTGCCTCCGGAGAACGTGCGAGTGCCCGTCACATTCGTTGCGGTGATCCTGGCGCTCGCGGCCACGGGCATCATGGGCGCCCGCCTCGGAGGGAGCCCGGTTCTGCGGGCCACCTTCCGAGTGGTGATCGGTGGCGCGGCGGCTCTCGTCGCGACATTCGGCATCGGCCTGCTGCTCGGCACGACCGGCGCGGTCTGA
- a CDS encoding FAD:protein FMN transferase yields the protein MQHVFETMGTVVSLRFDEGSVARSILDDVEHVFRTADTTFSLYNPASELSRIARGELTLTHSSEAVRDAYERAVHWRNATGGAFTAHRPDGVIDLSGIVKALAIEAAGEILDAAGSAGWLLNAGGDVLARVGDTESGKNAWRVGIVDPLDRTVLLCSFELDETRAALATSGTAERGEHVWRTDARQSFSQVSVLAPDIVTADVLATAILSGGQQTSDLATEQFGVEVLTVDANGELLITPWLRNAVSTEPH from the coding sequence ATGCAGCACGTCTTCGAGACGATGGGCACGGTGGTCAGCCTGCGATTCGATGAGGGCAGCGTTGCCCGCTCGATTCTCGACGACGTCGAGCACGTATTCAGAACGGCCGACACGACGTTCAGCCTCTACAACCCCGCGTCAGAACTCTCGCGGATTGCTCGCGGTGAGCTGACCTTGACACACAGCAGCGAAGCGGTGCGCGACGCCTACGAACGTGCAGTGCACTGGCGCAACGCCACGGGTGGGGCCTTCACCGCACATCGGCCAGACGGAGTGATCGACCTCTCGGGCATCGTCAAGGCGCTGGCCATCGAGGCTGCGGGTGAGATTCTCGATGCGGCCGGCAGCGCTGGCTGGCTGCTCAATGCGGGCGGCGATGTGCTGGCCCGCGTCGGCGACACCGAGAGCGGCAAGAACGCCTGGCGGGTCGGCATCGTCGACCCCCTCGATCGCACCGTACTGCTCTGCAGCTTCGAACTCGACGAGACCCGCGCAGCCCTGGCCACCTCGGGAACCGCCGAGCGAGGCGAGCACGTCTGGCGAACGGATGCCCGGCAGAGCTTCAGCCAGGTCTCCGTTCTCGCCCCAGACATCGTCACGGCCGACGTTCTGGCGACCGCCATCCTCTCGGGCGGCCAGCAGACCTCAGACCTCGCGACCGAGCAGTTCGGCGTCGAGGTACTGACGGTGGATGCGAATGGAGAGCTTCTGATCACGCCGTGGTTGCGTAACGCCGTCTCGACTGAGCCGCACTGA
- a CDS encoding FMN-binding protein, with protein sequence MRKRAVFGSIVSSAAVLAVGWQIGVHDTATTTLSDAAPASAGGTPKASAAPSTAASAAPKATATPTPAQTAGPATPATAAATPSAAAEAPAASAAPSPAAAAPAPAPAPTAVDQNFTGSLISTRYGTIQVQITVNSGKITEVTALKLTDDGGRSVQISARAAPVLRSEVLSAQSANVASVSGATYTSDGYLQSVQSALDQAGL encoded by the coding sequence GTGAGAAAGAGAGCGGTTTTCGGGTCGATCGTGTCATCGGCGGCGGTGCTGGCCGTCGGCTGGCAGATCGGTGTGCACGACACCGCGACGACCACGCTTTCGGATGCCGCGCCCGCGTCGGCGGGGGGCACGCCGAAGGCAAGCGCCGCGCCGAGTACCGCAGCGAGCGCTGCACCGAAGGCCACGGCTACGCCGACGCCCGCGCAGACCGCTGGGCCGGCGACGCCGGCAACTGCTGCCGCGACACCGAGCGCTGCGGCAGAGGCTCCTGCAGCATCCGCCGCCCCTTCACCTGCCGCAGCAGCACCTGCGCCCGCGCCTGCGCCTACTGCTGTCGACCAGAACTTCACCGGCTCGCTGATCAGCACGCGGTACGGCACGATCCAGGTGCAGATCACCGTGAACAGCGGAAAGATCACCGAGGTCACGGCACTGAAGCTGACGGACGACGGCGGGCGATCGGTGCAGATCAGCGCGAGGGCAGCTCCGGTGCTGCGGAGTGAAGTGCTGTCTGCCCAGTCGGCGAACGTCGCCTCGGTGAGCGGGGCAACCTACACCAGCGACGGGTACCTGCAGTCGGTACAGTCTGCCCTCGACCAGGCCGGGCTCTGA